In the Scyliorhinus torazame isolate Kashiwa2021f chromosome 4, sScyTor2.1, whole genome shotgun sequence genome, one interval contains:
- the LOC140410970 gene encoding uncharacterized protein gives MRPGIFGQRLFSRGQVDGLRPTPQAALTTPNTTWYRSGSIPAYQPAILDMDHTGKPQPMQVTGNLGTNWKLYRQRFDLYIRATEKQNVSDDSKIAMLLFYAGPHPNDVFNSLVFEEGENQAKYDTVILKMDQHFQTEVNETFERYIFQQRLQGKEELFQPFLTHLRILAQSCGYGTTTESMIRDQIVFGVASSGLRQQLLKIKSLTLASAVEACVLHENATCRFARFQASELARRGSPAVESASQAAHDVERIQAVDFFPPHGPDDSGRFPRFSRSPAQVRAKNNGHNEGRTAQARPPQDRTAHAQWRNERRDVMTCSKCGGLHLKGQCPAKYQQCNRCAMIGHYAARCRAAQPMDPAHPRQPRTRVRTVQPTHQDFQLSDADDQDDFRVAVIDVNKVNAINPDDEWCATLTVNRSRVAFRLDTGASANLIAYSAVQAMKVKPLITPSRLKMVDYNGNVIPSVGSCQLQVTHKRYTATLPFEVVGSSKDSLLGAQACKVLHLISLCWRELGGCDT, from the exons atgcgaccaggaatctttggacaaaggctattctccagaggacaagtggatggactgaggcctactccacaggctgcgctcac aacacccaacaccacatggtacaggagtggatcgatacctgcctaccaacctgccattctggacatggaccacaccggcaaaccgcagccgatgcaagtcacggggaacctaggcaccaactggaagctctacaggcagcgatttgacctgtacatccgtgccaccgaaaaacagaatgtctcggatgattcgaagattgcaatgctcctcttctacgcaggcccccacccaaatgatgtctttaattcactggtgttcgaggaaggcgaaaaccaggccaaatatgacacggtcatcctcaaaatggaccagcactttcaaactgaagtaaacgaaactttcgaaagatacatctttcagcaacgcctgcaaggtaaggaggagctttttcaaccctttttgacgcacctccggattctagcgcagtcctgcggttacggcaccaccacagagtccatgatcagggaccagattgtttttggcgttgcctccagtggcctacgccagcagcttcttaaaataaagagcctcaccttagcgtctgctgtggaagcctgtgtcctccatgaaaatgcgacctgccgttttgcccgatttcaggcgtccgagttggcacggagggggtccccagccgtcgaatcggcaagccaggccgcccacgacgttgaacgcatccaggccgtcgatttcttcccgccccacggcccggacgacagcggccgcttcccgcgcttttcgcggtctcccgcgcaggtgcgcgccaagaataacggccacaacgagggacgcactgcgcaggcgcgcccaccgcaagatcgcactgcgcatgcgcagtggcgcaacgaacgccgtgacgtcatgacgtgcagcaagtgtggaggtctacacttaaaagggcaatgtcctgcaaaataccaacagtgcaacagatgtgccatgataggccactacgcagcccgctgtcgtgcggctcaacccatggatccggcgcatcctcgacaacctcgcacacgagtcaggaccgtccagcccacgcatcaagacttccagttaagtgatgcagatgaccaggatgacttcagagttgccgtcattgatgtcaacaaggtcaatgccatcaatccagacgatgagtggtgtgccaccctgacggtcaaccgatcgcgcgtcgccttccgtctggacaccggcgcatccgccaacctgattgcttactctgcagtccaggccatgaaggtcaaaccactcatcacaccatcccggcttaagatggttgactataacgggaacgttatcccgtccgtaggatcttgccagctacaggtgactcacaagaggtacacggccacactccccttcgaagttgtgggctcatcaaaggactcgttactgggcgcacaagcgtgtaaggtccttcacctg